The sequence CTCATCCACAACCCGCACCAAGTAACTAGAggaataaaagaaagagccCAAGACTCATCCAGAACAAAGTATGCAGCCACATCGCGTGAGGCCGTGATGGGAAGTTccgccccctcccccccttaGGGCAATCTAAATCGAGCAGACAAACGAACACGAAAATTGCTTTCTCAACCGAGTTCTTCGATCCATATCCTCTAGATGAGGTGCTTGGATCGGAAGTAAGCCCGCAGGTACACAACCTGCCAAGCTCCCAGACCGACCAGCATACCCATCGTGCCGAACGCGAACCACTTCACTCGCTCGTTGGTGCTCTCGTTGGTGTCGCGGAGACGCTGCTCGCGGGCTCGGAGGTAATCCATCTCGGTGACGATGTCAGCGACCATCTCCTCGAGACGTCGAAGATCTGTTTCCACCGGCTTGAGCTTCTCTTGCGCTTGGATGCTGGACCAGTCACGGGCGTCGGCGCCAATTTCAACATCGAGATCGATTTCACGGTAGGGATTGGCAACATTGTCTGAAGAGTGGGTGCATTGTTAGCAACGCAGATAGCTCGGACACTTTGCGGCACCTGTACGTGGGCCACGGTAGAGGGGCTCGCTACAAAGGCGGGAGTGTGACTTACTGCGACCAACGAGCTGGTTGTCGAGACACACGTCGAAAGCAGTATCAGCAGGCGCAGTAAAGGCCTGGCGCACCTCACCGACAATGTCTCTGGGGCGACCGTGATCATTGCCTATGGCATCCTTGATCTGGATTTCCGCAAGATCTGTCAGCTTCCCAATTCCAAACAATCGCTTTTAAACACATGGACATCAATGCCATTTGCTCTT comes from Penicillium oxalicum strain HP7-1 chromosome I, whole genome shotgun sequence and encodes:
- a CDS encoding Endoplasmic reticulum vesicle protein 25; the encoded protein is MGSSPFSMRSLLALLLLVVQLTSALKFDLAATSGKTERCIRNFVSKDQLVVVTAIVSGQKGDGQRVNMHIKDAIGNDHGRPRDIVGEVRQAFTAPADTAFDVCLDNQLVGRNNVANPYREIDLDVEIGADARDWSSIQAQEKLKPVETDLRRLEEMVADIVTEMDYLRAREQRLRDTNESTNERVKWFAFGTMGMLVGLGAWQVVYLRAYFRSKHLI